A window from Leptospira wolffii serovar Khorat str. Khorat-H2 encodes these proteins:
- a CDS encoding sulfurtransferase has protein sequence MSNWSFLKTDPNEQDLFVDCRSQAQYQESTLKGAYYFPFVKKAFASDPDSLKKILGPVDEILALAKKENKSRILVFDEGMGMFAARLTLLLRAAGFQNAFILGQRWPVEAAKEKGTKELDIGPSSKLRKLEGIVDKAFLEKNLTRLQIFDTRTPEEYEGKMPRLTAPEPGSLCGRLPGAFLWDWRMLYDATGELVDKTFFNKRLRAFPFMPERTTVIYDYNGARSSLLALMLKEVGYNDVNVYIGSWFEWRKSSLPKQAVSVYGQSGASASAPRVGGVDRKA, from the coding sequence TTGTCTAACTGGAGTTTCCTCAAAACAGACCCGAACGAGCAGGACTTGTTCGTCGACTGCCGCTCCCAAGCGCAGTACCAAGAATCCACCCTTAAGGGTGCGTACTATTTTCCATTCGTAAAGAAGGCTTTCGCCTCGGATCCCGATTCCCTAAAAAAAATCTTGGGTCCTGTGGACGAGATTCTCGCTCTCGCTAAAAAGGAAAACAAATCCCGTATCCTCGTTTTCGACGAAGGCATGGGAATGTTCGCCGCTAGGCTGACTCTTCTTCTTAGAGCCGCCGGTTTCCAAAACGCTTTCATACTGGGACAGCGTTGGCCGGTAGAAGCCGCCAAAGAAAAGGGGACCAAGGAACTGGATATAGGACCTTCTTCTAAATTAAGAAAATTGGAAGGAATCGTGGACAAGGCCTTCTTGGAAAAGAACCTGACTCGCCTCCAAATTTTCGATACCCGTACTCCGGAAGAATACGAAGGCAAGATGCCGAGACTCACGGCTCCGGAGCCCGGTAGTCTCTGCGGTCGTTTACCCGGGGCGTTTCTCTGGGATTGGAGAATGCTTTACGACGCGACAGGCGAACTCGTGGACAAGACCTTCTTCAATAAAAGATTAAGAGCTTTTCCGTTCATGCCGGAAAGAACCACCGTTATCTACGATTACAACGGTGCAAGGTCTTCTCTTCTGGCGCTTATGCTCAAGGAAGTCGGCTATAACGACGTGAATGTTTACATCGGTTCCTGGTTCGAATGGAGAAAATCCAGTCTACCAAAGCAAGCGGTTAGCGTTTACGGACAGAGCGGCGCGAGTGCAAGCGCTCCTAGAGTCGGCGGCGTAGATCGCAAGGCATAA
- a CDS encoding 3-oxoacyl-ACP synthase III family protein, whose amino-acid sequence MKTSDWGVIIKGSGRYLPGNPVSNSELIRVSGLSTTEEWISENLGIRQRHWAPEGIATSDIGAEASKLALADAKVDPKELDHILLCTSTSDWTSPAAASNVQRLIGADCPAEDKQTACSSFLFGLDHGARLIATGCDHVLVVGADVKSRFVRRDDLRLFPIFADGAGAVVLSKGKRGEGLQSSVLWTDGSRLDHLLTPAGGSAMPATEETVRLGLHATRMNVDGRMIFDDAVEIMTNLAKEACEESGLGPEDVDLLVPHQANLKIMKKVASNLGIPESKVTITIDHTGNIVAGTVPYTLDFARKQGRVKPGNVILMICAGAGYSAAGAVYREPKN is encoded by the coding sequence ATGAAAACTTCGGATTGGGGCGTAATCATCAAGGGATCGGGGAGATATCTTCCAGGAAACCCCGTCTCGAATTCGGAATTGATTCGAGTTTCGGGTTTATCCACCACCGAAGAATGGATCTCGGAAAATTTGGGGATTCGCCAAAGACATTGGGCTCCGGAAGGGATCGCCACTAGCGATATAGGAGCGGAAGCGTCTAAACTCGCCTTGGCCGACGCAAAGGTAGATCCCAAGGAACTCGATCATATTCTTCTTTGCACTTCCACCTCGGATTGGACCTCTCCCGCGGCGGCGTCTAATGTGCAACGTTTGATCGGTGCGGATTGTCCCGCCGAAGACAAGCAGACCGCCTGCTCCTCCTTTCTTTTCGGTTTAGATCACGGTGCAAGGCTCATTGCGACGGGATGCGATCACGTACTGGTCGTAGGCGCGGATGTGAAGTCCCGCTTCGTAAGACGGGACGATCTGAGATTGTTTCCCATCTTTGCCGACGGCGCGGGTGCGGTCGTTTTAAGTAAAGGTAAAAGAGGAGAAGGATTGCAAAGTTCCGTTCTATGGACGGACGGCTCCAGACTCGATCATTTACTCACTCCGGCGGGAGGTAGCGCCATGCCTGCTACGGAAGAAACGGTTCGGTTGGGGCTACATGCGACTCGAATGAACGTGGACGGCAGAATGATCTTCGATGACGCTGTGGAGATTATGACGAATCTTGCAAAAGAAGCCTGCGAAGAATCCGGGTTGGGTCCCGAAGACGTGGATCTACTCGTTCCCCACCAAGCAAATTTAAAAATCATGAAGAAGGTGGCATCCAATCTGGGAATTCCGGAATCCAAGGTAACGATCACTATCGATCATACAGGAAATATCGTGGCGGGAACCGTTCCTTATACCTTGGATTTTGCGCGCAAGCAGGGGAGAGTAAAACCAGGAAACGTCATACTGATGATCTGCGCCGGAGCCGGCTATTCCGCGGCGGGAGCCGTATATCGGGAGCCGAAGAATTAG
- a CDS encoding SDR family NAD(P)-dependent oxidoreductase, translating into MSQTSSDRFTGLRVFVAGASQGIGKASSLLFAKEGAKVFGVARNTSRLDSLLAELPGVGHKMETCDLSDKNSVQAILSTIRDWGIPDIVLANYHSRKPAKRLIRSDWDEELSSSMGYLYLLFPLCLPEQRAKGFGRWIGVSSLVSEFAGPGQSAYSIEKKSLEALFRTLALEESKYGITANTVLPGFVDTPGTRENYSEERFQELEGLSVLGRAARPQEIASVIGFLASPEASYITGTNLYATGGAHLNWPLRNKIGEN; encoded by the coding sequence ATGTCCCAAACTTCAAGCGATCGATTTACCGGATTAAGAGTCTTTGTGGCCGGAGCGAGTCAGGGAATCGGAAAAGCTTCCTCTTTATTATTCGCAAAGGAAGGTGCGAAGGTTTTCGGAGTTGCCCGGAACACTTCTCGTTTGGATTCGCTTTTAGCCGAGCTTCCAGGTGTCGGTCATAAAATGGAAACCTGCGATCTTTCGGATAAAAATTCCGTTCAAGCGATTCTATCGACGATCCGAGATTGGGGAATTCCGGATATCGTTCTTGCCAATTATCATTCCCGTAAACCAGCCAAGAGACTCATACGTTCCGATTGGGATGAGGAATTATCTTCTTCAATGGGGTATCTGTATCTTCTTTTTCCTCTTTGTTTGCCGGAGCAAAGAGCTAAGGGTTTCGGCAGGTGGATAGGAGTGAGTTCTCTCGTTTCCGAGTTTGCCGGCCCAGGGCAATCCGCCTATTCTATTGAAAAAAAATCCTTAGAGGCTTTGTTTAGAACCCTGGCTCTGGAGGAATCCAAATACGGAATTACGGCGAATACTGTTCTGCCCGGTTTCGTGGATACTCCCGGAACCAGGGAAAATTACTCCGAAGAAAGATTCCAAGAATTAGAAGGTTTAAGCGTTTTAGGAAGAGCGGCTCGGCCCCAGGAAATCGCCTCCGTGATCGGTTTTTTAGCGTCTCCCGAGGCATCCTATATCACCGGCACTAATCTGTATGCTACGGGCGGCGCACATTTGAATTGGCCTTTGCGAAATAAAATCGGAGAGAATTGA
- a CDS encoding AMP-binding protein, translated as MKTTYENIPELMRYRASVHGDRPALYFEGRFWSYKELESASLSAFDFLDSHHIRKGERFSVLDYNSPESLFLFLGAALYGAVPVMINWRLTLPEIEFILKDSGSTLLFLGKDFEEYNISLKERMPELKISEISSVLRANPNISEFPIPPKREDVVVQLYTSGTTGFPKGVLLTHENLLETLRNLALELPGFGSDSRNLVCGPFYHIAGVGYTMLGFIPGGTNYLTKKFDPSEVMHLLQSQRITNALLVPAMIQAIVSHPESSKFDYSYLRNIQYGGSGISEEVLFKAVELFDCGFTQAYGLTETTGIATLLRYDDHIRILENAKDPVWKERRKSSGRPVPGMRARIVGKNEQILQNGEIGEIQLKGVNVGIGYWNRPKENSETLGEDGWFKTGDLGSMDEEGYIYILDRKKDMIVSKAENLYPAEIERELFGYPKASDLAVFGLPDPEYGEAVSVAMVPKQGEYPSLEDLCEWAKGRLAGFKMPRRFFIVDSLPRNPSGKVLRRELRSRFSEESVEV; from the coding sequence ATGAAGACCACTTACGAGAATATTCCGGAACTGATGCGATATAGGGCCTCCGTTCACGGAGATAGACCCGCATTGTATTTCGAAGGAAGATTCTGGTCCTATAAGGAATTGGAGTCCGCTTCTCTATCCGCTTTTGATTTTTTAGATTCTCATCATATACGAAAGGGGGAGAGATTCTCGGTATTGGATTATAATTCTCCCGAATCTTTATTCCTATTTTTGGGAGCGGCTCTTTATGGAGCGGTTCCGGTGATGATCAATTGGAGACTCACTCTTCCCGAGATAGAATTCATCCTTAAGGATTCCGGCTCGACTCTATTGTTTTTAGGAAAAGACTTCGAGGAGTATAATATTTCTTTAAAAGAAAGAATGCCCGAACTCAAGATTTCCGAAATTTCTTCGGTTTTGCGAGCGAATCCAAATATTTCCGAATTTCCTATCCCTCCTAAAAGGGAAGATGTGGTGGTACAACTCTATACTTCCGGAACCACCGGATTCCCCAAAGGAGTGCTACTCACTCACGAGAATCTACTGGAGACTCTCCGGAATCTGGCCTTGGAGCTTCCCGGATTCGGATCGGATTCCAGAAATTTGGTTTGCGGACCGTTCTATCATATCGCAGGAGTGGGATATACAATGCTCGGATTCATTCCCGGAGGAACCAATTATCTCACAAAGAAATTCGATCCTTCGGAAGTGATGCATCTTCTGCAATCCCAAAGAATCACGAATGCGTTACTCGTTCCTGCGATGATTCAGGCAATCGTTTCCCATCCCGAATCCTCAAAATTCGACTATTCTTATTTGAGAAATATCCAATACGGAGGTTCCGGGATTTCGGAAGAGGTTCTATTTAAGGCGGTGGAATTATTCGACTGCGGGTTCACTCAGGCCTACGGTTTGACGGAAACCACGGGAATCGCCACGCTTCTCAGATACGACGATCATATTCGAATATTAGAAAATGCAAAAGATCCGGTTTGGAAAGAAAGAAGGAAATCCTCGGGTAGACCAGTCCCGGGTATGAGAGCTAGAATCGTCGGAAAGAACGAGCAAATTCTACAGAACGGAGAAATCGGAGAAATCCAATTAAAAGGAGTGAATGTTGGCATAGGATATTGGAATCGTCCTAAGGAAAATTCCGAAACTTTGGGCGAAGACGGTTGGTTCAAGACCGGAGACCTGGGATCTATGGACGAGGAAGGTTATATCTATATTCTGGATCGAAAGAAGGATATGATCGTTTCGAAAGCGGAGAATCTTTATCCAGCGGAAATAGAAAGAGAATTATTCGGTTATCCCAAGGCTTCGGACTTGGCCGTTTTCGGATTACCGGATCCGGAATATGGAGAAGCAGTATCCGTTGCAATGGTCCCTAAGCAAGGAGAATATCCTTCTTTGGAAGACCTTTGTGAATGGGCCAAGGGAAGACTGGCAGGCTTCAAGATGCCCAGAAGATTTTTTATAGTGGATTCGCTTCCCAGAAATCCTTCCGGAAAAGTGCTACGCAGAGAATTGCGATCCAGATTTTCCGAGGAATCCGTAGAGGTTTGA
- a CDS encoding DUF1574 family protein has translation MDLFRNKVLLYPIFLGFGVWSVLRLLATSPVLALTVPYSNIERIVFDSKILIFQDLEKNILSKEPKPYGIVFGTSKSSAFEPEKVRKVIGEKDLLLYSFNVPMGCPSYYYYWWEKIEALSYKTRKYPKFIILESDVFQFGEQSVRFTLDNSYDSGFILRGFWNRLLDLSRPGWNFEETVFYFSRVIFPIYSYTISTKGISENWKYFDTSEGKKERAVFLKEKFRKEFLDRTLALGGSYPNLYLGDTSYQALHRQTEEGISRYFLGYKALDGQQKYYKSLLDSFAEKKIPTIVYWPIFPDRFAKELDKLSHISQTKKALLEIVWETGRENPDWKWRIADPQEENRVSCRAFSDVYHLSGGCFPELTVYLLEKEVLEK, from the coding sequence TTGGATCTCTTCCGGAATAAAGTCCTATTATATCCGATTTTTTTGGGGTTCGGCGTTTGGTCGGTGCTAAGGCTTTTAGCGACTTCTCCCGTTCTCGCCTTGACGGTCCCTTATTCCAATATTGAAAGGATCGTATTCGATTCCAAGATTCTAATATTCCAAGACCTCGAGAAGAATATCCTTTCGAAAGAACCCAAGCCCTACGGAATCGTTTTCGGAACCTCCAAGTCCAGCGCTTTCGAGCCGGAGAAAGTCCGAAAAGTGATAGGAGAAAAGGACTTACTTCTCTATAGTTTTAACGTGCCAATGGGGTGCCCTTCTTATTACTATTATTGGTGGGAAAAAATTGAAGCGCTATCCTATAAAACGAGAAAATATCCTAAATTTATAATATTAGAATCGGATGTGTTTCAATTCGGGGAACAATCGGTCCGTTTCACTCTGGATAACTCCTATGATTCAGGCTTCATTTTGAGGGGATTTTGGAATCGGCTCTTGGATTTAAGCCGTCCAGGATGGAATTTCGAAGAAACGGTATTCTATTTTAGTAGGGTGATCTTTCCGATTTACTCCTATACGATCAGCACGAAAGGGATTTCGGAAAATTGGAAATATTTCGATACTTCGGAGGGAAAGAAAGAACGGGCCGTATTTCTAAAGGAAAAATTTAGGAAGGAATTTTTGGATAGAACTCTGGCGTTAGGAGGTTCCTATCCGAATCTGTATTTGGGAGATACTTCGTATCAGGCGTTGCATAGGCAGACAGAGGAGGGAATTTCCCGTTATTTCCTGGGTTACAAAGCTTTGGATGGCCAACAGAAGTATTATAAAAGCCTATTGGATAGTTTTGCCGAGAAAAAAATCCCCACCATAGTCTATTGGCCTATTTTTCCGGATCGTTTTGCGAAGGAATTGGACAAGCTATCCCATATCTCCCAAACCAAGAAAGCCCTCTTGGAAATCGTTTGGGAAACGGGGAGAGAAAACCCGGATTGGAAATGGAGGATCGCGGATCCCCAAGAGGAAAATCGGGTTTCTTGTAGGGCATTTTCGGACGTTTACCATCTAAGCGGAGGTTGTTTTCCGGAATTAACCGTCTATCTATTGGAAAAAGAGGTCCTTGAAAAATGA
- the ccrA gene encoding crotonyl-CoA carboxylase/reductase gives MKFLISDTLPLGEIPSPDRIPKRMLAQVVRRSRYGNPDQAIREEEIPVPELEEDDVLIAVMAAGLNYNHVWACLGYPLDVISYRNRSGEREDFHIGGSDASGIVVKIGTKVEGVEPGDEVIVQPGYFDLSDPWILGGGDPCFSETMRAWGFETNYGSFAQFCKAKAYQCLPKPKNLNWEESASFMLTGATALRMLTRWEPNVLQKGDTVLVWGGAGGVGAIAVQIVSAWGGFPIAVVNHPDKAEFCRKLGAKECIIRTEYSHWDLSYEHPLFLEEIGKIRSKISDATGSDPKIVIEHSGERTVLTSMELCAKGGMVVICGGTTGYLGSLPLRGFVSSQKRFQGSHFANPEECSRLLGLFRDRILEPRISKVYSFEEIPIAHREMMENRQPPGNLVARVGSVSV, from the coding sequence ATGAAGTTCCTCATATCCGACACTTTGCCGTTAGGCGAAATACCTTCTCCGGATCGTATTCCCAAGAGAATGCTCGCCCAAGTGGTGAGAAGGAGTAGATACGGAAATCCGGATCAAGCAATTAGGGAGGAGGAAATTCCAGTCCCTGAATTAGAGGAAGACGATGTGTTGATCGCGGTAATGGCGGCCGGGCTGAACTATAATCATGTTTGGGCGTGCTTAGGATATCCATTGGATGTGATCTCTTATCGCAATCGATCCGGAGAGAGAGAGGACTTTCATATAGGAGGATCGGACGCGTCCGGCATCGTAGTCAAAATCGGAACAAAGGTGGAAGGGGTGGAACCCGGAGACGAGGTGATCGTCCAACCCGGATATTTCGATCTATCGGATCCCTGGATTCTAGGCGGGGGAGATCCTTGTTTTTCGGAGACGATGAGAGCCTGGGGCTTCGAAACGAATTACGGATCCTTTGCGCAATTCTGCAAGGCAAAGGCTTACCAATGCCTACCCAAACCTAAAAACTTAAATTGGGAAGAATCGGCCTCCTTTATGCTTACGGGAGCCACAGCATTACGTATGCTCACTCGTTGGGAGCCGAATGTATTACAAAAAGGAGATACGGTACTCGTTTGGGGAGGAGCCGGAGGAGTCGGTGCGATCGCAGTACAGATCGTTTCGGCCTGGGGAGGTTTTCCCATCGCAGTCGTGAATCATCCCGATAAGGCCGAGTTTTGCCGGAAACTAGGCGCCAAAGAATGTATTATCAGAACGGAATATTCTCATTGGGATCTTTCATACGAGCATCCGCTCTTTTTGGAAGAGATCGGAAAAATCCGCTCCAAAATATCGGACGCAACCGGATCCGATCCTAAAATAGTAATCGAACATTCCGGAGAAAGAACGGTTCTTACTTCTATGGAGCTATGCGCCAAGGGAGGCATGGTCGTTATCTGCGGAGGAACTACCGGATATCTAGGAAGCTTGCCTTTACGAGGCTTCGTTTCTTCCCAAAAAAGATTCCAAGGTTCCCATTTTGCAAACCCAGAGGAATGTTCCCGCCTACTTGGACTTTTTCGCGACCGAATATTGGAACCTAGAATTTCCAAAGTCTATTCTTTCGAAGAGATTCCAATCGCGCATAGGGAGATGATGGAGAATCGCCAACCTCCCGGCAATCTGGTGGCAAGAGTCGGTTCAGTCTCCGTTTAA
- a CDS encoding MBOAT family O-acyltransferase, with amino-acid sequence MLFVSFEFLFFFVFVYLIYWILPAGSFRFYFLLASSLVFYGTWSIPFLFHLLGILTFNYFGWEAYRKRNSKAVFIFIQATNVLNLAFFKYFYFFSDLLSDLLGLPGLSETVLRESHRTIGYEILLPLAISFYTFQVMSYGFDLRNGTYTAKHSFWEFVLFISFFPQLIAGPIVRSQDLLPQVRKLKEGSLPFPSLGSVQDGIWLILSGIIKKIFIADQLLRFIQPVFSPEIQSVGKLSPWFLWLLSFSFLVMLYADFSGYSDLARGLGKLLGFELPLNFKAPFLFSSFGDLWKRWHLTFSTWIRDYIFIPLGGSRVSEGRLWLNLTFTFLLGGLWHGAKLPFALWGICMGVFLSIEASLSKRQMYEFKTPYSKILHRILIWFLYLSSGVFFFAPNASWGWEAILKMTGGLFSSQEAGIYLPNPEGFLLSVFAVFLFQLAEEYPESLVYFKKIEYWLLPIAAILVALGMTQFLSGRTDFYYFQF; translated from the coding sequence ATGCTCTTCGTCAGCTTCGAATTTCTCTTTTTCTTCGTTTTCGTTTATCTGATCTATTGGATCCTGCCCGCGGGTAGTTTCCGATTCTACTTTCTCTTAGCATCTTCCCTGGTATTTTACGGCACCTGGAGCATTCCTTTTCTATTCCATTTATTAGGAATTCTAACTTTTAATTATTTCGGTTGGGAGGCCTATCGCAAAAGAAATAGCAAAGCTGTCTTTATTTTTATCCAAGCGACTAACGTTCTCAATCTGGCATTCTTCAAATATTTCTATTTCTTTTCGGATCTTCTTTCCGATCTCCTCGGCTTGCCGGGACTCTCTGAAACAGTTCTGAGAGAAAGCCATAGGACGATCGGATACGAAATCCTACTCCCTCTTGCGATCAGTTTTTACACCTTCCAAGTCATGTCCTACGGCTTCGATCTGCGAAACGGAACCTACACCGCAAAGCATAGCTTCTGGGAATTCGTTCTATTTATTTCTTTTTTTCCACAGTTGATTGCCGGACCGATCGTCCGCTCCCAGGACCTACTTCCTCAAGTCCGTAAACTAAAGGAAGGAAGTCTTCCTTTTCCCAGCTTAGGATCCGTTCAGGACGGGATCTGGCTTATTCTCTCCGGAATCATAAAGAAGATATTTATCGCAGACCAATTGCTTAGGTTCATACAACCGGTATTTTCTCCCGAGATCCAATCCGTAGGCAAACTCTCTCCTTGGTTTCTTTGGCTTCTCTCCTTCTCTTTTCTTGTCATGCTATATGCGGACTTCTCCGGATATTCGGATTTGGCCAGAGGACTCGGTAAACTCCTGGGTTTCGAGCTCCCGCTGAATTTCAAGGCGCCCTTCCTATTCTCCTCCTTCGGGGACTTATGGAAAAGATGGCACTTAACGTTTTCCACCTGGATCCGAGATTATATCTTCATTCCCCTGGGAGGCAGCCGAGTCTCCGAGGGAAGACTTTGGCTCAATCTAACCTTTACCTTTTTGTTAGGAGGTCTATGGCACGGAGCCAAACTTCCTTTCGCACTTTGGGGAATCTGCATGGGAGTCTTCTTGAGTATCGAAGCAAGCTTAAGCAAAAGGCAGATGTACGAATTCAAGACTCCATACTCCAAAATTCTTCATAGGATCCTAATTTGGTTTCTCTATCTTTCTTCCGGAGTATTCTTCTTCGCACCTAACGCTTCCTGGGGATGGGAAGCCATACTCAAAATGACCGGAGGACTATTCTCTTCCCAGGAAGCGGGAATCTACTTACCGAATCCGGAAGGTTTTCTACTCTCCGTATTTGCAGTATTTCTTTTCCAGTTAGCCGAAGAATACCCGGAAAGTCTGGTGTATTTTAAAAAAATAGAATATTGGTTGCTACCCATAGCAGCGATTCTTGTCGCGCTAGGCATGACTCAGTTTCTTTCGGGAAGAACAGATTTTTATTACTTCCAATTTTAA
- a CDS encoding 3-oxoacyl-ACP synthase III family protein — protein MKKSGLKGGRIPGIHISGTGAAFPSKYGRVWMNEEIHILKYGAKWKEVFSSHSWDPEYYKKRYGFEKRYWVSVPGKAPEKGEATSADLMEEAARIALEEAKLLPEEIDLLICVSTTSPKYTTSLGAILGGRLGIRSASLEMKAGCSSSIYGMVTAFQFLNSGAEHVLVLAGETLSKVANLDPTVLYSASDGGGAVVLSRDKEKDKGVLSWCLDSDGSHTDAMGVPGILPPRGEVRNEEYQFRYGKIPEEFLLEAWKKAGNFWKEDGSPAPDYLIPHQVNRNLIRVAAESAGIEEDNILDLVSEVGNCGSSSILIALDRYRRSSNGENRRILLSAAGGGIAWGGILLQT, from the coding sequence ATGAAAAAAAGCGGACTCAAAGGCGGAAGAATTCCCGGCATTCATATTTCCGGAACGGGGGCCGCCTTTCCGTCGAAATATGGAAGAGTCTGGATGAACGAAGAAATCCATATTCTGAAATATGGGGCAAAATGGAAGGAAGTCTTTAGCTCCCATTCTTGGGATCCGGAATATTATAAAAAACGATACGGATTTGAAAAGAGATATTGGGTGAGCGTTCCCGGAAAGGCTCCCGAGAAGGGGGAGGCGACCTCGGCCGATCTGATGGAAGAGGCCGCAAGAATCGCATTAGAAGAAGCGAAACTTCTACCGGAAGAGATCGACCTTCTTATCTGCGTTAGCACGACTTCTCCCAAATATACGACTTCTCTAGGAGCGATCCTTGGGGGTAGATTAGGGATTCGTTCCGCAAGTCTGGAGATGAAGGCGGGATGCTCTTCTTCGATATACGGTATGGTGACCGCTTTCCAATTTTTGAATTCGGGAGCGGAGCATGTATTGGTTTTGGCGGGAGAAACTCTTTCTAAGGTTGCGAATCTGGATCCTACGGTGCTATATTCCGCGTCGGACGGAGGAGGTGCTGTGGTTCTGAGCAGGGATAAGGAAAAAGATAAAGGCGTTCTCTCCTGGTGCTTGGATTCCGACGGTTCTCATACGGATGCCATGGGAGTTCCCGGGATTCTCCCTCCTAGAGGAGAGGTCCGAAACGAAGAGTATCAATTTAGATACGGAAAGATTCCCGAAGAGTTCCTACTAGAAGCTTGGAAGAAAGCCGGGAATTTTTGGAAGGAAGACGGAAGTCCTGCACCCGATTATCTCATTCCTCACCAAGTGAATCGCAATTTGATCCGAGTCGCGGCGGAAAGCGCCGGGATCGAAGAGGATAATATTCTGGATTTGGTGAGCGAGGTCGGGAATTGCGGATCGTCTAGTATTTTAATCGCCTTGGATCGTTATCGTAGGAGTTCCAACGGGGAGAATCGAAGGATACTCTTGTCCGCGGCGGGCGGAGGGATCGCTTGGGGTGGAATTCTACTCCAGACCTAA
- a CDS encoding thiol-disulfide oxidoreductase DCC family protein: protein MNPTGPIVLFDGVCNLCNGTVNLLLDLDRKRVLRFASLQSEYAKKLVSDNGLESQVEAVDSILVWDGKGLFSKSDAVLRITGYLGWPWKIFRLGIILPGRIRDSLYDFIAKNRYKWFGKTEACRMPTPELKERILG from the coding sequence ATGAATCCCACCGGTCCTATCGTTTTGTTCGACGGAGTCTGCAATCTATGTAACGGAACGGTGAACCTTCTTTTGGACTTGGATAGAAAGAGAGTCTTACGATTCGCGAGTCTGCAGTCCGAATATGCAAAAAAGTTGGTATCCGACAACGGGCTAGAGTCGCAGGTCGAGGCTGTGGATAGCATTCTCGTCTGGGACGGCAAAGGTCTATTCTCCAAATCGGATGCGGTCTTAAGGATCACCGGCTATTTGGGTTGGCCTTGGAAGATTTTCCGATTAGGGATCATTCTTCCCGGAAGGATCCGAGATAGTCTTTACGATTTTATCGCTAAGAATCGATACAAATGGTTCGGTAAAACCGAGGCTTGTAGGATGCCTACTCCGGAATTGAAGGAGAGAATCTTAGGCTGA
- a CDS encoding M23 family metallopeptidase, with protein MAAQQGKNQMKRNTTRIAIAGASALLILLSWKSFANTNLEEVKVDNEFIQTYQSREGIWIVPGKVKESLEDLYHKFGTSDREVRLLNGIHDGSKIAHSEPIFFPYNSNYVRNLLLEDKGREIFTSDSRELIWPLSFKYSRVTSRLGRRWNALHAGVDIACPNGSIVIAAADGVVVDSKRDGGYGLRVVLQHSQINGIQTLYAHNSLLFVKQGDKVKKGQVLALSGNTGHTTGPHVHFEVRYQNVVLNPEHYLPPFLADKEAQVAIAKETIQQ; from the coding sequence TTGGCGGCGCAACAAGGAAAGAACCAAATGAAAAGGAACACGACTCGGATCGCGATTGCTGGAGCCTCGGCTCTGTTGATTCTACTTTCCTGGAAATCCTTCGCGAACACAAATTTGGAAGAAGTAAAGGTGGATAACGAGTTTATCCAAACCTACCAATCTAGAGAAGGGATTTGGATCGTTCCCGGTAAGGTTAAGGAGTCCTTAGAGGACTTATACCATAAATTCGGCACTTCCGATCGGGAAGTGAGGCTCCTAAACGGGATCCATGACGGTAGCAAGATCGCTCATTCCGAACCCATCTTCTTTCCCTATAACTCCAATTATGTACGCAATCTTCTTTTAGAGGACAAAGGTCGTGAGATCTTCACTTCCGATTCCAGAGAATTGATTTGGCCCTTGAGTTTCAAATATTCCAGGGTGACTTCCCGATTGGGAAGACGTTGGAACGCTCTCCATGCGGGAGTGGATATCGCCTGTCCAAACGGATCCATAGTGATCGCTGCCGCCGACGGAGTGGTTGTGGATTCTAAGAGGGACGGAGGCTATGGTCTAAGAGTCGTTCTGCAACATTCTCAGATCAACGGAATCCAGACTTTATACGCGCATAATTCTCTTCTGTTCGTGAAACAAGGAGATAAGGTAAAGAAGGGACAGGTTCTAGCCCTTTCCGGAAATACGGGACATACCACGGGACCTCACGTGCATTTCGAAGTGAGATACCAAAACGTGGTTCTGAATCCGGAACATTATCTTCCTCCGTTCTTAGCGGATAAAGAAGCGCAAGTCGCGATCGCGAAAGAAACCATCCAACAATAA